One genomic segment of Ipomoea triloba cultivar NCNSP0323 chromosome 9, ASM357664v1 includes these proteins:
- the LOC116030352 gene encoding 7-deoxyloganetin glucosyltransferase-like, with amino-acid sequence MNCFLVSLIFTKLNPMAHLNKPHAICIPLPAQGHINPIFNLAKLLHSSGFYITFVHTHFNYHRLLKSQDPATLAGVADFRFETISDGLPESCQRGILDLPDLVVSLPIHGLSSFRDLVKTLNAACPEVPPVSCIVSDGVMSFTLEVAQEFGIPELLFFTPSACGMLGYFQFGELVQRGYFPLKDESCLSNGFLDTKVDWVAAMEGARLKHLPTFCRSTNPADPMFNYNKVQISNLMKTRTLILNTFDDLEKPVLDAIRLKIPNIYTIGPLSQLQQQFPAKLGSVDSSSSSLWEEDDKFLEWLDKREPRSVVYVNYGSLVTMNPQQLSEFAWGLANSKYPFLWIIRPDLVEGATEVISNDFLEEIKDRGLLLRWCPQKEVLSHVSVGGFLTHCGWNSILESISEGVPMICWPFFAEQQMNCFYLCNQWGIGMEIESDVKREQVEGVLRELMEGEKGQEMREKAREWKMKVEKATQPGGSSYNNFEMLVTQLKSYAI; translated from the exons atgaattgctTTCTTGTTTCATTGATTTTCACAAAATTAAATCCCATGGCGCATCTCAATAAGCCTCATGCAATATGCATACCCCTTCCAGCCCAAGGCCACATAAACCCTATTTTCAACCTAGCCAAGCTCCTCCACTCTTCTGGTTTCTACATCACCTTTGTACACACACACTTCAACTACCACCGCCTCCTCAAATCCCAAGATCCGGCGACCCTCGCCGGCGTAGCCGATTTTCGATTCGAAACCATTTCCGATGGGCTGCCTGAATCTTGCCAGCGAGGGATTCTTGACCTCCCGGACCTTGTTGTCTCTTTGCCCATACATGGCCTCTCGTCGTTTAGAGATCTTGTGAAGACGCTCAACGCCGCTTGCCCGGAGGTGCCGCCGGTTTCTTGCATTGTTTCCGATGGTGTTATGAGCTTTACGTTGGAGGTGGCTCAAGAGTTTGGCATCCCTGAGTTGCTTTTCTTCACTCCTAGTGCTTGTGGCATGTTGGGTTATTTCCAGTTTGGTGAGCTTGTTCAAAGAGGCTATTTCCCTCTAAAAG ATGAAAGTTGCTTAAGCAATGGATTTTTGGATACCAAGGTTGATTGGGTTGCTGCCATGGAAGGGGCTCGACTGAAACATCTTCCAACCTTCTGCAGAAGCACCAATCCTGCAGATCCAATGTTCAATTACAACAAGGTGCAAATCAGCAATCTCATGAAAACAAGAACCCTAATTCTCAACACATTCGATGACCTGGAAAAGCCAGTCTTGGATGCCATAAGACTCAAAATCCCAAACATTTACACCATCGGCCCACTCTCTCAGCTCCAACAACAATTCCCTGCAAAACTGGGCTCAGTAgactcatcatcatcaagtcTGTGGGAAGAAGATGACAAGTTCTTGGAATGGCTGGACAAGAGAGAACCAAGATCAGTTGTGTATGTGAACTATGGAAGCCTTGTAACCATGAATCCCCAACAGCTTAGTGAATTTGCTTGGGGATTGGCTAATAGTAAGTACCCATTCTTGTGGATAATCAGACCAGACCTAGTGGAAGGTGCCACTGAGGTCATATCTAATGATTTCTTGGAAGAAATCAAGGACAGAGGCTTGCTGCTAAGATGGTGTCCCCAAAAGGAAGTGCTGAGTCACGTTTCGGTTGGAGGGTTTTTGACACACTGTGGATGGAACTCGATACTGGAGAGTATTTCAGAAGGCGTGCCGATGATTTGTTGGCCGTTCTTCGCCGAGCAACAGATGAATTGCTTCTACTTGTGCAATCAATGGGGGATAGGGATGGAGATTGAGAGTGATGTGAAGAGGGAGCAGGTGGAGGGGGTGTTGAGGGAGTTGATGGAGGGGGAAAAGGGACAGGAAATGAGGGAAAAGGCCAGGGAATGGAAAATGAAAGTGGAGAAGGCAACACAGCCTGGTGGTTCATCTTACAATAACTTTGAAATGTTAGTAACACAACTCAAAAGCTATGCTATATGA
- the LOC116030350 gene encoding 7-deoxyloganetin glucosyltransferase-like, which translates to MESEARCNGGKLQHAVCLPFPAQGHVNPMLKLAILLHHRGFHITFVNTEYNHRRLLRANSGRHSLDGLLGFQFKTIPDGLCSPQDEEEGNCTQDVPSLCDSTSKHCLAPFLRLLSDLNSSPGAPPVTCVVADNIMSFGLVAAEEIGVAGVSFRPTTACSFFCNALLERFRQKGLIPLKDSNGGILKTGVDSDRVLADFDVPGISRSNIRLRDLPTYALISNEINYPFIMSFVNTETKRALTKASAIIFHTLDSLEHHTLESLSAMCPPIYPIAPLHLLIDQLPDHGTLKFLGANLWKEDLSCLQWLDSKPPSSVVYVNFGSVTVITHKQLMEFAWGLAKSEQNFVWVIRSDGVIGESCAALPGEFFEETKGRGIVLRWCPQERVLKHRSTGAFLTHCGWNSMMESISSGVPMICWPFFADQHINCRLACAEWGVGVEIESEVDRDEVEKVVREVMDGEKGEEMKVNAREFKRKAEEAVGVGGSSHLILDQLVKNVINFLEPINSS; encoded by the exons ATGGAGTCCGAAGCGAGGTGCAATGGCGGAAAGCTGCAGCACGCAGTTTGCCTGCCATTTCCGGCGCAAGGCCATGTGAATCCAATGCTGAAGCTCGCAATCCTCCTTCACCACAGAGGATTCCACATAACCTTCGTCAACACCGAGTACAATCACCGCCGCCTCCTCAGGGCGAATTCCGGCCGCCATTCCCTCGACGGCCTTCTAGGTTTCCAATTCAAGACGATTCCGGACGGGCTGTGTTCTCCGCAAGACGAGGAGGAGGGTAATTGCACTCAGGACGTGCCGTCTCTCTGCGATTCCACTAGCAAGCACTGTCTGGCGCCGTTTCTGCGGCTCCTGTCTGACCTAAATTCCTCGCCCGGCGCTCCTCCGGTGACGTGCGTCGTCGCCGACAATATAATGTCGTTCGGCCTCGTGGCCGCCGAGGAGATCGGTGTCGCCGGCGTCTCCTTCCGCCCCACAACTGCATGCAGCTTCTTCTGTAACGCACTGTTGGAGCGTTTTAGACAGAAGGGTCTTATTCCTCTTAAAG ATTCAAATGGCGGCATACTAAAGACCGGGGTGGATTCCGACAGGGTTTTAGCAGACTTCGACGTTCCAGGAATCAGCAGAAGCAATATTCGTCTAAGGGACTTGCCCACTTATGCCCTAATCAGCAACGAGATTAATTATCCCTTCATTATGAGCTTCGTCAATACAGAAACCAAACGAGCCTTAACAAAAGCTTCAGCAATCATATTCCACACTCTAGATTCCCTGGAACATCACACCCTGGAATCTTTGTCGGCAATGTGCCCTCCAATTTACCCAATTGCCCCTCTCCACTTGCTAATCGACCAGCTCCCAGACCACGGGACTCTCAAGTTCCTAGGGGCAAATCTCTGGAAAGAAGACTTAAGTTGTCTTCAATGGCTGGATTCCAAGCCCCCCAGTTCTGTGGTGTACGTTAATTTTGGCAGCGTCACAGTCATAACACATAAACAGCTTATGGAGTTCGCATGGGGACTGGCAAAGAGTGAGCAAAATTTTGTGTGGGTAATTAGGTCAGATGGTGTTATAGGTGAATCTTGTGCGGCCCTTCCAGGAGAGTTTTTTGAGGAGACCAAAGGGAGGGGCATAGTCCTACGTTGGTGCCCCCAGGAGCGGGTGCTGAAGCACCGCTCCACGGGGGCGTTTCTGACTCACTGCGGGTGGAATTCGATGATGGAAAGTATCAGTAGCGGGGTGCCTATGATTTGCTGGCCTTTTTTCGCCGATCAGCATATCAATTGCAGGCTTGCTTGCGCCGAGTGGGGCGTTGGGGTGGAGATTGAGAGTGAAGTGGATAGGGATGAAGTTGAGAAGGTTGTGAGGGAGGTGATGGATGGGGAGAAGGGTGAAGAGATGAAGGTTAATGCTAGGGAGTTTAAGAGGAAGGCAGAAGAGGCTGTTGGTGTGGGTGGCTCCTCCCATCTCATCTTGGATCAATTGGTCAAGAATGTTATCAATTTTCTTGAACCTATAAATTCATCGTAA
- the LOC116030349 gene encoding phospho-2-dehydro-3-deoxyheptonate aldolase 2, chloroplastic-like produces the protein MALAAASTASGSSALFGANSTFKPPSVIPLPATPNANPKFKPRIKPVSAVLSSPSPKSATPDPDARWGLNSWKSKPAFQIPEYPNEGELESVLKTLEAYPPIVFAGEARSLEEKLGQAAMGNAFLLQGGDCAESFKEFSANNIRDTFRVILQMSVVLMFGGQMPVVKVGRMAGQFAKPRSDPFEEKDGVKLPSYRGDNVNGDAFDEKSRVPDPNRMIKAYTQSVATLNLLRAFATGGYAAMQRVSQWNLDFTDHSEQGDRYRELAHRVDEAMGFMAAAGLTLDHPIMTTTDFWTSHECLLLPYEQALTREDSTSGLYYDCSAHMLWVGERTRQLDGAHVEFLRGVSNPLGIKVSQKMDPNELVRLIDILNPKNKPGRITVIVRMGADNMRVKLPHLIRAVRSAGQIVTWVSDPMHGNTTKAPCGLKTRSFDAIRAELRAFFDVHDQEGSFPGGVHLEMTGQNVTECVGGSRTVTYNDLSSRYHTHCDPRLNASQSLELAFNIAERLRRRRLGSLFKL, from the exons ATGGCTCTAGCAGCCGCCTCCACCGCTAGCGGCAGCTCCGCCCTATTCGGCGCCAATTCCACCTTCAAACCTCCTTCCGTTATCCCTCTCCCCGCCACTCCCAACGCCAATCCAAAATTCAAGCCCAGAATCAAACCCGTCTCCGCAGTTCTATCATCCCCGTCACCGAAATCCGCCACACCGGATCCCGACGCAAGATGGGGCCTTAACAGCTGGAAATCCAAACCCGCTTTCCAGATTCCGGAGTACCCGAACGAAGGTGAGCTTGAATCAGTCCTCAAGACTCTCGAAGCCTACCCTCCGATCGTTTTCGCCGGCGAGGCCCGTAGCCTCGAGGAGAAACTGGGACAGGCGGCTATGGGGAATGCATTCCTCTTGCAGGGCGGCGATTGCGCCGAGAGTTTTAAGGAATTCAGCGCTAATAATATTAGGGACACTTTCAGAGTCATATTGCAGATGAGTGTGGTGCTTATGTTTGGGGGTCAAATGCCTGTCGTCAAG GTGGGGAGGATGGCTGGCCAATTTGCGAAGCCGAGGTCTGATCCCTTTGAAGAAAAGGATGGTGTGAAGCTGCCAAGTTACAGGGGAGACAATGTGAATGGAGATGCTTTTGATGAGAAATCAAGAGTTCCAGACCCCAATAGGATGATCAAGGCGTATACTCAATCTGTGGCTACGTTGAACCTACTCAGGGCGTTTGCTACTGGAGGTTATGCTGCCATGCAGAGAGTTAGCCAGTGGAATCTCGATTTTACAGATCATAGTGAGCAAGGGGATAG ATACCGTGAACTTGCTCACCGAGTAGATGAAGCAATGGGATTCATGGCTGCCGCTGGGCTTACACTTGACCATCCAATCATGACCACAACAGACTTCTGGACGTCCCATGAATGCCTACTCTTGCCTTATGAACAAGCGCTTACAAGGGAGGATTCAACATCGGGCCTTTATTACGACTGCTCTGCTCACATGCTTTGGGTCGGGGAACGCACAAGGCAATTGGATGGTGCACATGTTGAGTTCCTGAGAGGAGTTTCCAATCCACTTGGAATCAAG GTGAGTCAGAAAATGGATCCGAATGAGCTGGTCAGGCTTATAGATATTCTAAACCCTAAAAACAAACCGGGAAGAATAACAGTGATAGTGAGAATGGGAGCTGACAACATGAGAGTGAAACTTCCCCATCTGATCAGGGCAGTTCGGAGTGCAGGTCAAATTGTTACTTGGGTCAGTGATCCTATGCATGGGAATACCACTAAGGCTCCTTGTGGACTGAAAACCCGATCCTTCGATGCAATCAGG GCTGAGCTTAGAGCATTCTTTGATGTACACGACCAAGAAGGGAGCTTCCCCGGGGGTGTGCATCTGGAGATGACTGGCCAGAACGTGACAGAGTGCGTTGGAGGCTCTCGCACAGTTACTTACAACGACCTAAGCTCGCGGTATCACACACACTGTGATCCAAGACTTAATGCTTCTCAGTCACTCGAACTGGCCTTCAACATCGCAGAGCGCCTCCGAAGAAGGAGGCTTGGATCTCTCTTCAAGCTGTGA
- the LOC116030041 gene encoding polyadenylate-binding protein 2-like isoform X1, producing MEGDDVEMAAPESGAVVELDEMKKRLKEMEDEAAALREMQAKVEKEMGAVQDPAADAANQANREEVDSRSVFVGNVDYACTPEEVQQHFQACGMVNRVTIRTNKFGQPKGYAYVEFLEPEAVQEALLLNESELHGRQLKVSAKRTNIPGMKQFRPRRPNPYMGFRGRTPYAAPFFYPPYGYGKVPRFRTPMRYNPYF from the exons ATGGAAGGCGATGACGTGGAGATGGCTGCGCCGGAAAGCGGAGCTGTCGTG GAATTGGATGAAATGAAGAAGAGATTGAAGGAGATGGAAGACGAAGCGGCGGCTCTCCGCGAAATGCAGGCCAAAGTTGAGAAAGAAATGGGCGCCGTTCAAG ACCCTGCTGCTGATGCTGCAAACCAGGCTAATAGGGAGGAAGTGGATTCTCGGTCTGTCTTTGTTGGCAAT GTGGATTATGCGTGCACTCCTGAGGAAGTACAGCAGCATTTTCAGGCATGTGGGATGGTAAATAGAGTTACGATTCGGACTAACAAGTTTGGGCAACCGAAGGGGTATGCATATGTTGAATTTCTTGAACCTGAAGCTGTTCAGGAGGCTCTTCTTCTCAATGAATCTGAGCTCCATGGCCGCCAACTTAAG GTATCAGCAAAGCGAACTAATATACCTGGCATGAAGCAGTTCCGGCCAAGGCGTCCCAATCCTTATATGGGCTTCCGGGGGAGGACACCATATGCAGCCCCGTTTTTCTATCCTCCTTATGGCTATGG GAAGGTGCCTAGGTTCAGAACACCGATGCGATACAACCCCTATTTCTGA
- the LOC116030041 gene encoding polyadenylate-binding protein 2-like isoform X2, producing the protein MEGDDVEMAAPESGAVELDEMKKRLKEMEDEAAALREMQAKVEKEMGAVQDPAADAANQANREEVDSRSVFVGNVDYACTPEEVQQHFQACGMVNRVTIRTNKFGQPKGYAYVEFLEPEAVQEALLLNESELHGRQLKVSAKRTNIPGMKQFRPRRPNPYMGFRGRTPYAAPFFYPPYGYGKVPRFRTPMRYNPYF; encoded by the exons ATGGAAGGCGATGACGTGGAGATGGCTGCGCCGGAAAGCGGAGCTGTC GAATTGGATGAAATGAAGAAGAGATTGAAGGAGATGGAAGACGAAGCGGCGGCTCTCCGCGAAATGCAGGCCAAAGTTGAGAAAGAAATGGGCGCCGTTCAAG ACCCTGCTGCTGATGCTGCAAACCAGGCTAATAGGGAGGAAGTGGATTCTCGGTCTGTCTTTGTTGGCAAT GTGGATTATGCGTGCACTCCTGAGGAAGTACAGCAGCATTTTCAGGCATGTGGGATGGTAAATAGAGTTACGATTCGGACTAACAAGTTTGGGCAACCGAAGGGGTATGCATATGTTGAATTTCTTGAACCTGAAGCTGTTCAGGAGGCTCTTCTTCTCAATGAATCTGAGCTCCATGGCCGCCAACTTAAG GTATCAGCAAAGCGAACTAATATACCTGGCATGAAGCAGTTCCGGCCAAGGCGTCCCAATCCTTATATGGGCTTCCGGGGGAGGACACCATATGCAGCCCCGTTTTTCTATCCTCCTTATGGCTATGG GAAGGTGCCTAGGTTCAGAACACCGATGCGATACAACCCCTATTTCTGA